A genomic window from Methanovulcanius yangii includes:
- a CDS encoding ubiquitin-like small modifier protein 1 gives MAQQPISITVKTFATFREVADATIALDINGGTTVGMLLDLLTTRYAGLGDMVFTETGELKKYVNILKNGRNIHFLDGMETVIEDGDIIALFPPVAGG, from the coding sequence ATGGCACAACAGCCCATATCGATCACCGTCAAAACCTTCGCAACCTTTCGCGAGGTTGCGGATGCGACCATTGCCCTCGACATTAACGGAGGAACCACCGTCGGCATGCTGCTGGATCTGCTCACCACCAGGTACGCCGGGCTCGGGGACATGGTGTTCACGGAAACGGGAGAACTCAAAAAGTATGTCAATATCCTGAAAAATGGACGGAACATTCATTTTTTAGATGGAATGGAAACGGTGATCGAAGACGGTGATATCATTGCCCTCTTCCCCCCTGTGGCCGGTGGATGA
- a CDS encoding V4R domain-containing protein, whose translation MRGAGKAGEDVGLYSTRDAVYAIESPVKQDILSMLEEEGALSFDEITGRLGKAKSTVSVHLKGLSEDGVVDVRTDPDDGRRKTYRLSGRRVGALSVQDRSSGIHRQPESADEFADVSSLYRFMCCQFRIALMDAGVNIEPIMRSVGESVGRSVAKRLDPDDLSARCAGLSEFWERYGLGQLSVVSYEPLVIIATGCFECSDLPHLGRPVCAFGKGVFGAIFSDFYKMEVTVAETRCYGMGNEECRFEITVDEENDGTGSPEE comes from the coding sequence TTGCGGGGCGCTGGAAAGGCGGGGGAGGACGTAGGGTTGTACAGCACCCGGGATGCGGTGTATGCCATAGAAAGTCCGGTGAAACAGGACATACTCTCAATGCTGGAGGAAGAAGGGGCTCTCTCCTTTGATGAGATCACGGGCAGGCTTGGAAAGGCGAAATCCACGGTTTCCGTCCACCTGAAAGGGCTCTCGGAAGACGGGGTGGTCGATGTCCGGACAGACCCCGACGATGGACGAAGGAAAACGTATCGCCTCTCGGGGCGGAGGGTGGGGGCCCTCTCGGTGCAGGATCGAAGCTCGGGGATTCATCGTCAGCCCGAATCCGCAGATGAATTTGCTGATGTTTCATCGCTGTACCGGTTCATGTGCTGCCAGTTTCGAATCGCCCTGATGGATGCAGGTGTCAACATTGAGCCCATCATGCGGTCCGTCGGGGAGTCCGTCGGGAGATCCGTTGCGAAGAGGCTTGACCCGGATGATTTGTCTGCACGTTGTGCCGGACTCAGTGAATTCTGGGAGCGATATGGTCTGGGACAGCTTTCAGTGGTGTCATATGAGCCGCTTGTCATCATCGCCACCGGCTGTTTTGAATGTTCCGATCTCCCCCATCTTGGACGGCCTGTCTGTGCATTTGGGAAGGGTGTTTTCGGGGCAATATTCAGTGATTTTTACAAAATGGAAGTGACGGTTGCCGAAACCCGGTGCTATGGAATGGGAAATGAGGAATGCCGGTTTGAAATCACTGTTGACGAAGAGAATGACGGAACCGGAAGTCCGGAGGAATGA
- a CDS encoding DEAD/DEAH box helicase, translating to MGFEEPTPIQIRAIPTILSGRDVTGQAQTGTGKTAAFGIPAIETIDADMDATQVIVLSPTRELAIQTAEEFGRLAHYEKKMHVVPVYGGQPIERQFKALRFGAHIVVGTPGRVLDHINRGTLRLDDIKMIVLDEADQMLDMGFRDDIETIIRETPKDRQTILFSATLPKPILEISKKFQTNPEMVKVPHKTLTVPQIEQQYIELRNSDKLEILSRLLDIYNPNLALIFCNTKRAVDTLTSQAQARGYCAEGLHGDMKQVQRDRVMNKFRKGTIDVLIATDVAARGIDVDDVELVINYDVPQDVEYYVHRIGRTARAGREGRAITFVGPKEFYKLKTIQKYAKIHIARIPIPTADDVEEMRMRTLTEEVRETIKEGGLDKYANLLERMMMDDYTSLEIAAALLKREIEAGSDPEPVSEEFEKRDRGIEPGMTRLYLNFGKDQRIRPKDVVGAIAGETGINGKDIGSISIYGSYSYVEIPDDLAKMVVEEMTGKSIGGVPLTNGNTIGFSAPKRGGYKNSRK from the coding sequence ATGGGGTTTGAGGAGCCCACCCCGATTCAGATACGCGCAATTCCCACAATACTTTCCGGGCGTGATGTTACCGGTCAGGCGCAGACCGGGACTGGCAAAACCGCAGCATTCGGCATCCCTGCAATCGAGACCATCGATGCGGACATGGATGCAACCCAGGTCATCGTCCTCTCCCCTACCCGTGAACTGGCCATTCAGACGGCAGAGGAGTTCGGACGCCTGGCGCATTACGAGAAGAAGATGCATGTCGTCCCGGTGTATGGCGGGCAGCCGATCGAACGACAGTTCAAGGCGCTCAGATTCGGTGCGCACATCGTTGTGGGGACCCCCGGACGTGTCCTTGACCACATCAACCGGGGCACCCTCCGGCTCGATGACATCAAAATGATCGTCCTTGACGAGGCGGACCAGATGCTCGACATGGGCTTTCGGGACGACATCGAGACCATCATCAGGGAGACGCCGAAGGATCGCCAGACGATTCTCTTCTCGGCAACACTTCCAAAGCCCATTCTGGAGATCTCGAAGAAGTTCCAGACCAATCCCGAGATGGTGAAGGTCCCCCACAAGACCCTGACCGTCCCGCAGATCGAACAGCAGTATATCGAACTTCGCAACAGTGACAAGCTCGAGATCCTCTCCCGCCTTCTGGATATTTACAACCCGAATCTGGCCTTGATCTTCTGCAACACCAAACGCGCGGTCGATACCCTCACCAGTCAGGCACAAGCGCGGGGATACTGTGCGGAAGGATTGCACGGCGATATGAAACAGGTCCAGCGGGACCGGGTCATGAATAAGTTCAGGAAGGGTACCATCGACGTTCTCATCGCAACGGATGTTGCGGCACGGGGCATCGATGTCGATGATGTCGAACTGGTAATCAACTACGACGTCCCACAGGATGTGGAATACTACGTCCACCGCATCGGCCGGACGGCACGGGCTGGCCGCGAGGGGCGGGCAATCACCTTTGTAGGCCCCAAGGAGTTCTACAAACTCAAGACCATACAGAAGTATGCCAAGATCCACATCGCCCGCATTCCCATCCCCACCGCGGATGATGTGGAGGAGATGCGGATGAGGACTCTTACGGAAGAAGTCAGGGAGACCATCAAAGAGGGAGGCCTGGACAAGTATGCAAACCTCCTCGAGCGGATGATGATGGATGATTACACATCCCTCGAGATCGCTGCAGCCCTCCTGAAACGCGAAATTGAGGCCGGTTCAGACCCGGAACCGGTTTCGGAAGAATTTGAAAAGCGGGATCGTGGTATCGAACCAGGCATGACCCGCCTCTATCTTAATTTCGGAAAGGATCAGCGTATCCGGCCCAAGGATGTTGTGGGGGCCATTGCCGGTGAAACGGGCATCAACGGAAAGGATATCGGATCCATCAGCATCTACGGGTCCTATTCCTATGTCGAGATTCCTGATGACCTGGCAAAGATGGTCGTCGAGGAGATGACCGGCAAGTCCATCGGCGGAGTCCCCCTGACGAATGGAAACACCATCGGTTTTTCCGCCCCGAAACGTGGCGGCTATAAGAATTCAAGGAAATAA
- the speD gene encoding S-adenosylmethionine decarboxylase, which produces METASKVMDTIGAASGNVPVPYPETLTDDEIETTFKESGAWGLYTSVDLKGCNPATIRDAEKIREFVIELCDRIDMKRFGEPTVVHFGPNDKVAGYSMTQLIETSLVSGHFANATNAAYLDIFSCKEYSPRIVAEFCRTFFEASSVTTHILFRD; this is translated from the coding sequence ATGGAAACAGCCAGCAAAGTAATGGACACGATTGGTGCGGCATCCGGGAACGTCCCGGTGCCGTATCCGGAAACGCTGACGGATGATGAGATCGAGACGACGTTCAAGGAGAGTGGAGCATGGGGCCTCTATACCAGTGTGGACCTGAAGGGATGCAACCCCGCCACCATCCGCGATGCGGAGAAGATCCGCGAGTTTGTCATCGAACTGTGCGACAGAATTGACATGAAGAGATTCGGAGAACCCACCGTCGTTCACTTCGGACCGAACGACAAGGTGGCCGGGTACTCCATGACCCAGCTCATTGAAACTTCACTGGTCTCCGGCCACTTCGCAAATGCAACCAATGCCGCATACCTTGACATCTTCAGCTGCAAGGAGTATTCGCCCCGGATTGTCGCAGAGTTCTGCAGAACCTTCTTCGAGGCGTCCTCGGTCACCACCCACATACTGTTCCGCGATTAA
- a CDS encoding protein-L-isoaspartate(D-aspartate) O-methyltransferase, which produces MEKTEVRLEVARKEMVTGQLVARGIHDKCILRAMATIPRHLFVPGHLRDAAYQDCPLPIGYNATISQPYIVAYMSELLSLSKNDRVFELGTGSGYQAAILALCAREVISIERVPELIPIARRNLAAANVENVRIFKGDATTIAPDYAPYDAALITAASPALPEYLYPYMNDGGRIVVPVGDMYVQELFLITVHDGRGKEEAKGGVRFVPVIGRHGFPER; this is translated from the coding sequence ATGGAGAAAACTGAAGTCCGCCTCGAAGTCGCCCGCAAGGAGATGGTCACCGGGCAGCTTGTTGCCCGGGGAATTCATGACAAATGCATACTCCGGGCGATGGCAACCATCCCACGCCATCTCTTCGTTCCCGGGCATCTCAGGGATGCCGCCTATCAGGACTGCCCGCTTCCCATAGGGTACAATGCAACCATCTCCCAACCCTATATCGTCGCCTACATGAGCGAACTTCTCTCACTCTCCAAAAATGACCGGGTCTTTGAGCTTGGAACAGGGTCCGGGTATCAGGCGGCCATTCTTGCCCTCTGCGCCAGGGAAGTAATCTCAATCGAACGGGTACCCGAACTTATCCCCATCGCACGCAGAAATCTTGCCGCCGCAAACGTCGAAAACGTCCGTATCTTCAAGGGGGACGCGACAACCATCGCTCCGGATTATGCCCCGTATGATGCTGCACTTATCACCGCTGCATCACCCGCACTTCCCGAATATCTGTACCCATATATGAACGATGGAGGACGTATCGTCGTTCCCGTAGGGGACATGTATGTACAGGAACTCTTTCTCATCACCGTCCATGACGGGAGAGGAAAGGAGGAAGCAAAAGGAGGAGTCAGATTTGTTCCGGTCATCGGCAGGCATGGGTTTCCGGAACGATGA
- a CDS encoding DUF2769 domain-containing protein, whose translation MTKVPDTAEHLEICRQFCGTCPTFRENKLMEVAPHALFCARGASDKKNAINKGCNCMDCPVAQKYGLKGGWFCFHASEE comes from the coding sequence ATGACAAAAGTACCCGACACCGCCGAACATCTTGAAATATGTAGGCAGTTCTGTGGGACATGCCCGACATTCCGGGAGAATAAGCTCATGGAGGTCGCACCCCATGCACTTTTCTGTGCCCGTGGGGCCTCGGACAAGAAGAACGCCATCAATAAAGGATGCAACTGCATGGATTGTCCCGTTGCACAGAAGTATGGTCTCAAGGGAGGCTGGTTCTGCTTCCATGCTTCTGAGGAATGA
- a CDS encoding PAS domain-containing sensor histidine kinase gives MQILRKHHHHIPWFLLAVGAITTILWFLVFPLKLPFDMQDVLIEGLILCTFISAYYYVHRLQIPLLEAGFGILIFGYLIDFFDEFTKEPDILNTQIEGALKIIGVIVIVAGLSYANKQYSRYIAEAEERERKLAETGAMYRDLVENIFDVLCETDAAGTIRYVSPQVETLLDYRPDDLVGTSMYELIPEANRAGAVDDFIRVRQEGASFQLAEHPLARRDGKIIVAQMNGTPIIQGTGDGGYRMVCRDITGKRQAEDALRLANRKLNLLSSITRHDVLNQLTVLLGYMEIMSGAEDAPERVLYLKKMNTAALSIRQLIEFTKDYQDIGVHAPDWQNCAQTVKSAAKMAGTNLVAGGDGLENLEVFADPLMEKVLYTLFENALRHGGAVTKIAVNARVHGDRCILSVTDDGKGIPAAEKELIFHRQYGVNTGYGLFLAREVLSITGISISETGTEGEGASFELNIPPGTWRYESADRI, from the coding sequence ATGCAGATTCTCAGGAAACATCATCACCATATTCCGTGGTTCCTCCTTGCAGTGGGGGCCATCACAACAATTCTCTGGTTTCTGGTGTTCCCCCTGAAGCTGCCATTCGACATGCAGGACGTTCTCATCGAGGGGCTTATTCTCTGCACATTCATCTCGGCTTATTATTATGTCCATCGCCTTCAAATTCCGCTTCTCGAGGCGGGTTTTGGCATCCTCATCTTCGGGTACCTGATTGACTTTTTTGACGAATTCACCAAAGAACCGGATATCCTCAATACCCAGATTGAAGGCGCACTGAAGATCATCGGTGTCATTGTCATTGTCGCCGGACTCTCCTATGCCAACAAACAGTATTCCCGTTATATTGCTGAGGCAGAGGAACGGGAACGAAAACTTGCGGAAACCGGGGCAATGTACCGCGATCTGGTGGAAAACATCTTTGATGTGCTCTGCGAGACCGATGCAGCCGGAACCATCCGCTATGTCAGTCCACAGGTGGAGACATTGCTTGACTACCGCCCCGATGATCTTGTCGGCACGTCGATGTATGAACTGATTCCCGAGGCGAATCGCGCGGGTGCTGTTGATGACTTCATCAGGGTCCGGCAGGAGGGTGCCTCGTTCCAGCTTGCCGAACACCCGCTGGCTCGGCGGGATGGTAAGATCATCGTCGCCCAGATGAACGGGACCCCCATCATTCAGGGAACCGGTGATGGAGGATACCGCATGGTCTGCCGGGATATCACCGGAAAGAGACAGGCAGAAGATGCCCTGCGCCTTGCAAACCGCAAGCTCAACCTTCTTTCGAGCATCACCCGGCACGATGTCCTGAACCAGCTGACGGTCCTCCTCGGATACATGGAGATCATGAGCGGTGCAGAGGACGCCCCGGAACGGGTCCTTTATCTGAAGAAAATGAATACGGCAGCCCTCTCCATCCGGCAGCTGATCGAATTTACCAAGGATTATCAGGATATTGGTGTCCACGCTCCTGACTGGCAGAACTGTGCGCAAACGGTGAAAAGCGCAGCAAAAATGGCAGGTACCAATCTTGTCGCCGGTGGAGATGGGTTGGAGAATCTGGAGGTTTTTGCTGATCCACTCATGGAAAAAGTGCTGTACACACTCTTTGAAAATGCACTGCGCCATGGCGGGGCTGTTACAAAAATCGCAGTGAATGCCCGTGTGCATGGCGACCGCTGCATTCTGAGTGTTACCGATGACGGCAAAGGGATTCCCGCGGCAGAGAAGGAGCTGATCTTTCACCGACAATATGGTGTCAACACCGGGTATGGGCTCTTTCTTGCACGGGAAGTCCTCTCAATTACGGGGATCTCCATCAGCGAAACAGGTACGGAAGGGGAAGGGGCATCTTTTGAGTTGAATATCCCTCCTGGAACCTGGCGGTATGAAAGTGCCGACCGGATCTAA
- a CDS encoding protein-L-isoaspartate(D-aspartate) O-methyltransferase: MVERCREQEETRRRDMVRYHLRERGICSPAVLAAMTAIPRHMFVPSHLRSSAYHDRPLPIGHNATISQPSVVALMTELLTLSPTDRVFELGTGSGYQTAVLASCAGEVFSVERVPELAAMARQNLAAAGVTNARVFTCDATTITGRYAPYDAAILTAASPALPTYLYPFIRDGGRIVAPVGERDGQQLVLITVDGGIGSVEERGKVRFVPVIGRHGFADE; this comes from the coding sequence ATGGTGGAGAGATGCAGGGAACAGGAGGAGACCCGGAGGAGGGATATGGTCAGATACCACCTCAGGGAACGTGGCATTTGCAGCCCTGCCGTCCTTGCCGCAATGACCGCAATCCCCCGTCATATGTTCGTTCCCTCGCACCTTCGAAGCAGCGCTTACCATGACCGCCCCCTTCCGATCGGTCATAATGCCACCATCTCACAGCCATCTGTTGTTGCTCTCATGACCGAACTTCTCACCCTCTCACCAACCGACAGGGTCTTTGAACTGGGGACGGGGTCCGGGTACCAGACCGCCGTGCTCGCCTCCTGTGCCGGGGAGGTGTTCAGCGTTGAACGGGTCCCCGAACTTGCAGCCATGGCCCGGCAGAACCTAGCAGCAGCCGGGGTGACGAATGCCCGGGTATTTACCTGTGACGCCACGACGATTACCGGCAGATACGCTCCCTACGATGCTGCCATTCTCACCGCTGCATCCCCCGCTCTTCCCACCTATCTCTACCCGTTCATCCGTGACGGCGGGAGAATCGTCGCACCGGTGGGTGAACGGGACGGGCAGCAACTCGTCCTGATCACGGTGGATGGTGGCATCGGCAGCGTGGAAGAACGAGGGAAGGTTCGTTTTGTTCCGGTCATTGGAAGGCATGGGTTTGCCGACGAGTGA